The Acidimicrobiales bacterium sequence CTTCGAGGGGCTCGCCGGAGCCGACGAGGTCAGCGAGGACGTCGGCTCGGTCGGTCTCCCGGAGGACGAGCAGACCGATGACGATGCCACCCGCGCCGCGGCCGTCGCCGCGGTGATCGCCGTCCTCGCGAGCGGCGGCATGCTCGCGACCGCGCTCGCAGACGCAGGACTCAGCCGCGACGAGTTCATCGACGCGATCCGCAACGACCCGAGTGGCGGCATCGATTCGCTGATCGACGGCCTGGACGGCATCTCCGACCTGGCGCCGCCCGAACCGCCCGAGGAGCCACCACCGCCGTCGCGCTATCCGCCCGGATCACAGATCGTCGACCAGTGGGGTGACGCCCTGACCGTCGGTGAGGACGGCAACCTCGAGTTCTTCGACGAGGAGGCGGACCGCTGGCGATCGCTCCCGGCCGAGGAGGCACAGGCCATCATCGCCGACCAGATCGGCGAGCTCTCGATCTACGATCCGGACCTCGGTCGACGCATCTATTTCGACGACCCGGCGGCCTACGACGCCTACGCGGACCGCGTCCGCCGCCAGATCTCGGGCGACTTCTGGACCCGCACCGACGAGGAGTGGCGCGACAGCCAGCGGCGGCGGGACTGGGACGCGGCCAGGCGGGCCGACGAACTCGCCATGGCCCACGACCGGGCGCTCATCGAAGCGTGGGAGGAGGCGACCCTGCGAGGCCGCGACCGTGCCCTGGAGGGCGCGCTCCAGGCCGCGGAGTCGAACCCGGAGCTCGAGGCGGCGGTCGACGCGGCGATCGAGAACGAGGACTTCAACTCCCTCGCGGAGATCTACTCCGGCTGGATGTGGGACCAGATGGCCGAGTCGCAGTCCGAGGCCGAGTGGCAGGAGACCGTCGCGACCTGGTCGCGCCGCGGGGAGCTCGTCGCCCGCACCACGGAGGCTGCCGCCCGTACCGCGATGGTCGTCGTCACCGGCCCGGCCGGTGTCGGGTACACCGCGGCCGGACTCGCGGCGATCAACGCGGGATCCGAAGGCGCCCTCGCCGTGCAGCGCGGCGAGTCGGCGGAACAGATCGCGGCCCGGGTCGGGCTCGGCGTGCTCGCGGGCGGCCGCGACGCCGTCATGGGGCGGGTCAACATGCTCCCGATCCCCGTCGGGTTCACCGCGGGCCTGAACGGCGCCGGCGACGCAATGGAGGCCTACACACGGGCCCGGCTCGACGGGCTCACCCACGAACAGGCCATGGGCGTCGCCCGGGTCACCTACACGAGCAGCTCCGCCAGCCATGTCGCGGGGAGTCTGCTCGACCGCATGGCGCCGGGCGTCGGCCAGCAGCTCGGCCGCGCCGGTCTCGGCGGCGTCGCCGCGGGCTGGTCGACCTGGATGCAGGGAGGATCGTTCGAGGAGGGCTTCGTCGACGGCCTGGCCGGCTACGGCGGCGGGGCCGTCGGCGGCCGCGTCGGTGGGTCCATGACCCGGATACCGGGGGCCTACGACGGCTATGTCGATCCCGTCGAGCGGCTTCCGACCATCCGCCTTGGTGGCCCCACCCTCGAGGACGCCATCCTCTCCCGCGTCGGCGATGCGGCGAGGCCCCGCGGCGTGATCGGCATCGACGACCAGCCACCGCCGATCCAGGACGCGTGGGACGGACGGCGGCGTGTCGATGCCCCGCCCACCCGCGTCCTCCAGACCGACGACGACGGCGTGACGCGGGTCGTCAACCGTCCGCCGAAGCCGGGTGAACAGCTCCAGGTGACGGACGAACACACGGTGCTCGCCGGACTCCGCGACACCGCCGCGAGCCGTACCGGCAAGCAGGCCGACACCGAGGTGCAGGGCGTCATCATCAACACCCGCAACCAGATCTACGACCGCGCCGACCACACCACCATCGCCCGGACGGTCGCGGACGTGCCGGAGGTCCAAGCGATGCTCCGCCCCGGCGACCAGGTCGTGATGGACACGTTCTCCACCCCGGGTTCGAGGCCGTCGCTCGGCGCCGACCGCGACGCCCGTATGGTGATCCGTCGCCCCCGTCCCGACGGCGGCCACGATCTCATCGAGATCCCGCGCCAACACTGGGAGCGCGGCGCGTACAGCGACTTCGCGGAGGAGGCCCGGGGCAGCTACCGGCGCGGCGGGCTCACTCCTCCCGGCGCCGACGACCCCGAGATCGCCTCCCGGATCGAACACCTCACGCAGCAACTCGCCCAAGCCGACCCGCCGTGGAGCCGCCAGCAGATCGAGGACCGGGCATTCGCCGAGGCCCACAACCAGCTGTTCACCGACCGCCACCATGTCGAGGCATCGACCGCCAACAGCGACCAGGCCACCCGCTGGGTCTCGTCGGTGGACCGCGACACCGTCGAGGCCGTGTCGACCCGCCTCCGTGACGAAGGCCGGATGAGCGACAACGAGATGGCGTTCGTCCGCCGCAACCCGCAGACGGGCGAGGACGAGCTGGTGATCCGGCGCGACGGCGACTCCCGTCAGGAACGGGTGGTCGATCCCGGCGAATGGCGGGCCGATCACCAAGAACGGGCGACGACGCTGCGCACCGAGTACGAAGCCTGGCGGGCCGATCCCGACAACAACCCGAAGCCGGATCTGGGTGGGTTCGAGCATGTCCAGTCCGACTCGGACGTGCTGCGGACCATGCAGGGTCGGGGCACGATCGACGACCCGGTCGGCGCCCGGCTGATGTGGGAGGAGAAGTCGCGCTTCTACGCCGGCATCAACGACCCCGAGGCGGTCGAGCAGGCCCGCAAGGGAGTCAACCTGCTGCTCGCGGAGCGTTCGGGTCTCCATCAGAGCGGCCACGACGTGCCCCCGCTCGGCGACAACGACTACCAGGCGATGCGGGTCCTGCTGGAAGCACCGCACGGTGCCCAGCTCCGACCGGCCGAGGCCGAGCAGGTCCGGGCCGAGCTCGGCCGCATCTACGGCGACCCTGACATGCCGATGGAGACCGCCCTCGGCCGCGTGGCCGCGGCCCACGAGATGCTTCGCTTCGCCCGTCCCGCGACGGACGCGGCCGGCCCGGTCGGGTCCACGGCGGACCCGGCGGACGTCACGCGGCTTTCCCAGCAGTTCATGCAGCGCACCCAGGTCGACGAACCGTTCGGCTTCGCGGAGGAGGACGACCGATGAGCGTCGCGCCCCCCGTCGAACACCAGGTGCCGTCCATGCCCGCGTCGGTCCTGGCCGCCCTGCTCGACGCCGTCGGCCCGGCCAACCCGATGAGTCCCCGCCCCCGTTGGGGCGAGGCGCCGGACGCGCTCGACCCGCGCACACAGGTGCAACTCCAGGTCCACGGTCTGATCGACGAGGACGGCCGGCCGCGGCCGGCGTTCGCCGACATCGCCCGAGTGATCCTCGAACCGCATTCCGTCATCGATCTCCGTTTCTGGCACGAGTCGGGATCGTGGGCGCTGCGGGGCGTCCTCGCCGAGGATGCCGGCGTCGCGATCAACGAGACCGGCGACGAGGTCATCATCTCCGGGCCGGTCACCCCGACCCGGGTCGGTGAGTTGGTCTCCGGCTTCCTCGCGGGGACGGCTCTCGAGCTCGACCCCGGCGTCGAGCTCGACACCCACCTGTCGACGACCGACGCCCTCGTGCTGGCGGCGGTGATCGAGGCCCAGCGGGCGAGCCCGGACGCGGCACCGGCGTGGCTCCCTGTCGCGGAACTGCAGGCAATGGTCGATGCCGACGCCGCGTCGATGCGGGCCGACGACCTGCGCCTGATCACCCGCGTCATCGGCGGCGTCGCGGTTCCTCCCGACGCGGCGAGCATCGACACGGCGATCGAGCGCCTGGTGTCCACCGAGGTGATCGAACGGGACGAACGCGGCATCGCGGCGAGCCTGTCGCTGATCGCGATCGCGGCCTTCCTCGGCGCGCAGGCCCCGGGTTGGCGTTGGCAACGGGCGACCCAACACGAGCCCGCGTCGTCGACCTGGACGGATCAGATCGTCCTCATCGGGGCCGGTGGCCTCCAGGTGCGCGTCGTCGCCGGTTCGCCGGGCCATGTCGTCATCCAGACGGTGCGACCCCGCGACCTGGCGGAGATGATGGCCGCCGAGCTGGCGCTGCTCCATCGTCCGCCCGGCCTCGACACGACCGCCATGCCGGAGGCACCGCCCCGGACGGTGGCGGCGATGCCGATCGAGCCACCGACCGCCTCGAGCCGCGTCCAGCCGCCCCCGGCGGCGACCACGGAGACCGCGCCGCCCCCGCCGGCGACCACCGCACCCGCGCCGCCGCCCGAGCCGGCGCGTCGGCGGGGTCGCCTGATCGTCGGGTTGATCGTGCTGCTTCTCCTCGCCGCCGCGGCCGGCGCGGGGGCGATGCTGCTGCTGAACGACGACGACACCGCGGACCCGGTGCCGACCACGACGCTCGCGCCGACGACCGTGGCGGAGACGACGACCACGGCCGTGACGACGACCAGCACGACCACGACCACCACGACGACAACGACCACGATTCCGCTCATCGTGGTCCCCTCGCTCGTCGGCCTGGACGTCGCGGACGCGGAGGCGGCACTGCTCGACCTCGGACTCGTCGTGGAGGTGATCGAATCGGAGACCGGGGCCGAGGCGCCCGGCACGGTGCTCGCCACCGACCCGCCCGACACCAGCGAGCTCGAGGCGGGCGACACGGTGGTGCTCACGGTCGCCGTCGAGCCCCCGCCGGACTGCAACGACATCCCCGACCCCCTCCCGCCCAGTGACGCAACCGACATCGACGGTCTCAACGCCGAGGGCCGCGACGCGATCGCCTGGAGCCAGGCGGTTGGTCTGATCGGCGGCGGGGATGCCCGACCCGACGACCCGATGTCACGCGCCGCGACAGCGACCGTCGTCTGGCGCTACTTCTGCGAGCCGCCGGCCGATGCACCGGCCGGTTTCACCGACGTGGAGCCCGATGCCTTCTACGCCGACGCTGCGGACTGGGCCGCCGGCGCGGGCCTGATCAACGGGGTGGACGCCACCACCTTCGACCCGGAGGGCGCGGTGACCCGCGCCCAGTTCGTCACGATCGCCTGGCGGGCGACCGGATCGCCGCTGCCCCTGGGGTCGGCGCCCTTCACCGACACCGATCCGGACGGCTTCTACGCCGACGCCCTCGACTGGGCGTTCACCACCGGTCTCGTCGGTGGTGTCACGCCGACCACGTTCGAGCCGGACCGTGCCCTGGATCGCCGCACGACGTTGATCCTGATGTATCGCCTCGAGGTGCTGATCGACCCGCAGGTCGACTGATCAGCCGACCGCGCCCTGCATGCGGGCCGCGGCGAGGGTGTTCTCCATCAGACAGCCGATGGTCATCGGGCCGGTGCCGCCGGGCATCGGGGTGATCGCCCCGGCGATCTCCTGCACCGACTCGAAATCGACATCGCCGACGATGCCGTCCTCGGTGCGGGAGATGCCGACGTCGAGGACGGCCGCTCCCGGCTTCACGAAGTCCGCGGTGACCAGGCGAGCCATCCCGGCCGCGGCGACGATGATGTCCGCCCCACGGCACACGGCCGCGAGATCGGTGGTGCGGCTGTGGGCCAGCGTCGGCGTGGCATCGCAACCCTTGCGTCCGAGGAGCAGGATCTGCGGCAACCCGACGAGCGTCGAGCGACCGATCACGACGGCCTGCTTCCCGGACGTCTCGACCCCGTAGCGTTCGAGGAGCCGCATGACGCCGAGGGGCGTGCAGGGAACGTGACCGACCCGACCGCGGACGAGCCGACCCATCGAGCGCTCGGTGAGACCGTCCACGTCCTTCTCGGGCGGCACGAGATCGAGGACCCGTTCGGCGTCGAGACCGTCCGGCAGCGGGAGCTGCACGAGGATGCCGTGGACGCCGGGATCCTCGGCGAGATCGCTCACCGCGCGCTCCACGTCGTCCTGCGTCGCGTCGGCGGGCAGCTCGACGTGGCGGGAGACCATGCCGGCCTGCTCCGCCTTGCGGTGCTTGTTGCGCACATAGATCTGGCTCGGCTTGTCGCTGCCGACGAGCACGGTCGCGAGACACACCGCGGGGTTGCCGAGCGACTCGATCTCCACGCGTATCTTGGCGACGATCTCGTCGCGGAGCTTGTTGCCGTCCATGAGCACGGCACCGCCGGCCGTGCGTTCGAAGTCGTCGTAGGAGGTCACCGCGGCACGCTACCTCCCGACAGCTCCCGAACGGGGCTTGCTCGAGCACCGCGAACGCGGGTGGCGAAGGTCCCGGACGCGATGGGCCGAAGTGCCCAGTTCTCGCTCACATCAGCATGGTCACGGCCGATGTGAAGCCCGTGAGGGAACCCGCGAAGGACACGGCCCGCACGAGCCAACTCCGGCTCGTGATCCCCGCGCTGCGCGTCCTTCGACTCCCCCGGGGCCGGGTGCTCGCGCTCGCTGCCCTCGCCTTCGTCTCCGGTCTCGGCACCGCCTCGACGCTCGTGTTGCTCATCAACGTCGGCCTGCGGCTGACAGGAACCGACGGCGCGACCGCGGTGCTCGGCATCGACCTCGGCGGTCTGTCCACCGGCGTGCTCTTCGGCGCCGCCCTGGTCGCCGCCTGTCTCGTCTTCGTCGTCGACCTCCTCGCGGCGCGCCAGAGCGCCCGCATCATCACGGCGGTCCAACTGCGGCTGCGCACCGCCCTCTTCGAGGCGTACAACGGCGCCGACTGGGTCACCCAGTCCGCGGACCCGCCCGGCCACCTCCAGGAACTCATGTCGATGAACGTCGGCCGGGCGGTCAACCTGACCACCGCGGTGAACGGCGGCCTCGTCGCGATCCTGGCCCTCGCCACGATGGTCGGCATCGCGGCGGTCATCAATCCCGTGACCACCGGCGTGTTGATCGCGGCGCTCGGCGCCCTCATCGCCGTGTTGAGCCCGCTGGCCACCCGCATCCGCACAGCGGCCGAGCGCACGCGCGCCGCCAATCACGCCTACGCCCTCGGGCTCGCCGAGATCACGGGTGTCCCGACCGAGGTCCGCACGTTCGGCGTCGGCGACGCCGCGGACGAGCGCCACCGAGTCGCGGCCGCCGACGTCGCCCACACGCTCGGTCGGCTCACGTGGCTCGAGAAGGCGATCCCGTCGGGTCAGCGAAACCTCGCCCTCATCACCGTTCTCGCCGTTCTCGCCCTCTTGCACGGCGCGGGCGTCGCCGGCCCGGAGGAACTCGGCTCGGTCGTCGTGCTGCTCGGCCGTTCGATCACCTACGTCCACGCCATCCAGCAGACGGTGAACAAGTTCGCGAGCGCGGGCCCGTTCGTGTTCGCGCTCGACGACGAGATCACCCGCTATCGAGCTCACGACGGCGGGGACACCCGGTCGAGCCGTCCGAGCACCGTGGACCTCGATCCGGTCGCCGTCCGCCTCGACGGGGTGACCTACCGCCACCCGGCGGCCGAACAGTGCGCGGTCGAGGGCGTGTCCCTCGCGATCGACGCCGGCACCTACCTGGCCCTCGTCGGCCCGTCCGGCAGCGGGAAGACGACCCTCGCAGAGATCATCCTCGGACTGCGGCGGCCCAGCGCCGGTCGGTGCACGATCGGCGACGACGCGCCAACCGACCTCGCGGCCGACGAGCGGGCCCGAACGGTGGCCTTCGTGCCCCAGTCGCCGGCGACGATCCGCGGCACCGTTGCGGACAACGTCCGCTTCCTGCGCACCGGGATCAGCGACGCCGACGTCGTCCGGGCCATGACCGATGCCGGGCTGACGGACGCCTCCGGTGGTCTGCTGGTCTCACCCGACGAGGTCGTCGGTGAGGACGCGCGGTCGTTCTCCGGCGGACAGCTCCAGCGCCTCGCGATCGCCCGCGCACTCGCGGGCCGGCCGCGGCTGATCGTCCTCGACGAACCGACGAGCGCGCTCGATCCCGACGCCGAGGCGGCCCTCAGCGACACCCTGGGGCGCCTGGCCGGATCCGTCACGCTCATCGTCATCGCCCACCGGCCGGCGACCATCGAGGGCTGCGATCGGGTCGTCGTCCTCGACGCCGGCGCCGTGGTGGCCGACGACACGCCGGCCGCCGTCGCCGCGTCGAATGCGTTCTGGCAGCGAGGCTTCGAGACCGCGGGGCCCCGGGCATGAGCGGCCGGATCGTCCTCTGCTGCGGCATGCCCCGGTCGGCGTCCACCCTGCAGTACCAACTCGCGCGCTTCGCGTCCGAGCGCCGCGGCACGACCGTCGCGGCGGGCTGGTACGACGGCACGCCGCTGCCCGAGCTCGCGTCGACGGTGCCCGACGGTGAGACGTGGATCTACAAGGTCCACAACCATCGCCCGGAGTACCGCTTCGAGGAGGCGGCCGCGGCCCACGACGTGCTCGGCCTGTCGACGTGGCGGGACATCCGCAAGGTGATCGCGTCCTACCGCGAACTGCACGGCAAATCGATGTGGTGGGTCGCCCGCCACCAGGTCCTCGAGATCCTCATCCGGGACCACCGCCGGTGGTCCGAGGCGGACGGCGTGCTCATGCAGCGCTACGACGAGCTGACCGGGTCGACCGCCACGGCGCTGGCCGCCATCGCCGCACACCTCGACGTCGAACTCAGCGACGCCGATCTCGCCGACGCGACGGAACAGTTCGACCGCCGGGCGCAACACCAGCGCACCGAGTCGCGCCGCGGCGCCGCCGGCATCGACCGTCCCGACGATCTGCTGCTCGCCGGCCACGTCGCGGCCCAGGAACGTGCGACGGACCGCTCACTCGACACGGCCTGGGTCGAGTCGATCGGCGGATCGTGGCTCCGCGCCCAGGGCTTCGCGCCGACGACCTCGCGCGCGAAGCGCGTCCTCGCTCGGATCCGCTTCTCTCCGCGGCTGCTCTGGTTCGCCCTGTTCCAGCTCCGCGGCGGCGGCATGGCCGGCCGACTGCTCGGCATCGCCCGCCGGGTCCGCAGCGCCGTTCGCCGTGTCGACGAACGCCGCCGACTGGCCGTGCCGATCCTGCGCCGCACCGCGGCCCGTCTGTCCGCTCGCATGCGCACGCACGAAGAGCCCGGGCACACGGTCGTGCTCGTCAGCTGGAACAGCGAAGCGATCATCGCCGACACCCTGCGACTCGTTCGCCACTTCTCGCCGCCCGAGACCCGGATCCTCGTGGTGGACAACGGATCGCACGACGCGACCCGCGAGATCGTCGGACTGTTCACGGGCGTCGATCTCCTGGCGCTGCGGAGGAACATCGGCCATGGCCTGGCGATGGATCTCGGCTTCCTACGCGCCCGCACCGAGTACTGCATCGCCCTCGATGTCGATGCGTTCCCGATCTCGCCGACCTGGATCGCGGACCTGCAGGGGCATCTCGATGCCGGGGCCGTGGTGGCGGGAGCGAAGCTCCGACGCCATGTGGGGTTCTACATCCACCCGTGCTGCCTGATGATGCGCCGTCGGCGCTTCGTGTCGCGTCGGCACAGCTTCGAAAGCCGATTCGTGCCCGGCGTCAACCCGAAGGGCGATGCGTTCGGCCGCTACTGGGACACCGGCGAACGGATCTCGATGCGCGAGGGCACCGCCCGGCTGGCCCCGATTCCCCTGACCGAGCGCGGGCCGAACGACACGGCCCTCGTCTTCGGTGATCTCGTGTACCACAACGGCGCGACGGCCCGAGCCGCCACGGCCGAAGGGTGGGCCGAGGCCGGCGGTGCCAACGCCGCGCTCCAGACGTGGCGCGGCGCCGTCGAACGCTTCGATCCGGCAGCATCGAACGGCATCGACGTCCGGACGTCAGCGACGGCGGACCCGCCCGACGAACCGCCCCACCTGCGTGCCGCAGACGTAGAGCCAGCGAGCGCGGCCGGCGCGGGAACGAAGTCCGGTTAGCGAACGCAGCAGCCAGAGACCGCGCCGCACGGCGCGGCCCGATGACGGCGCCGCCACCCCCAGCTCCGCCAAGCGCCGCTCGATGGCGACCTGGGCCCGGCCGAACGACCGGGCCTGGTCGAACACCCCCCGCATCGTGGGTCGATAGCGGTACCGGACGACCATCGCTTCGGCGAAGTGGAGCTCGACATCGGCGCGCCAGAGCCGCAGCGACAGCTCGGAGTCCTGGCCGATGCGAAACGCCTCGTCGAACCCGCCGTGCTCGTCGAAGAGCTGTCGGCGGATGGCGAGGTTGCACGACGATGCGATCGGAAAGACGCCTTCGAACATCGGCTGACCGGTCGCGATCGCCGCGCCCCGCGAGCCCGCCAGCCAGTCCTCGTTCAACGCAGCCGTGTCCAGCGGGCCGGTCACGAACTCGTGGCGCCCGAGGGCGTCCGCCACCGCGGCGAGCCAGCCGGGGGCCACGACGTCGTCGGCGTCGCAGAAGGCGATCCATCCGGCACCCGTCGCCGCCACCCCGCGATTGCGGGCGTAGCCGGCTCCGGAACCGTCGGTGGCCGCGATGACGCGGACCCGGGGATCGTCGGTCGCGGCGGCCACCGTCGCCGTGGCATCGGTCGACCCGTTGTCGACCACGATGATCTCGGTCTCGATGTCGATCTGCTGGTCCGCGAGTGCCGCCAACTGCGCCGGCAGCGTGTCGGCCGCGTCGTGGGCGGCGATCACGACGGCCAACGACGGCGAAGACATGCCTGCATTGTGACGGCGCCGTCCCCGAACCCGGAGGATGCCGCGCCCAGGCCCTTGAACGACTCCCCGGAACTGCCGATGGAGAGGGGTGATGCGTGAGGACGACCGGGAGGCCGGTGAGGTCGCGCCCGGAGGGCGTGGGAGCGAGACGATCGACCGCGCTCGGGATCTGTCGGTGATCGTTCCCTGTCACAACGAGGAGACCACGCTTCCCGCGCAGCTCGAGGCGCTGCTCGCCGAGGACTGGGCGGGCGACTGGGAGATCATCGTCGTCGACAACGCCTCCACCGACGACACCGCGACGGTGGCCCGGTCGTTCGACCACGCCGACGCCACGGTCCGCGTCCACGTCGTCTCGGCGTTCGGAGGGCGGGGCGTGGCCTACGCCCGCAATCGTGGGATCGCCGCCAGCGTCGCCCACTCGATCGCGATCTGTGACGGCGACGACCTCATCGCGCCGGGCTGGGTCGCGGCGATCGGCGACGCGCTCGCCACGACACCGCTGGTCTCGTCCCGCTTGGACACCGATCGACTGAACC is a genomic window containing:
- a CDS encoding ABC transporter ATP-binding protein; the protein is MREPAKDTARTSQLRLVIPALRVLRLPRGRVLALAALAFVSGLGTASTLVLLINVGLRLTGTDGATAVLGIDLGGLSTGVLFGAALVAACLVFVVDLLAARQSARIITAVQLRLRTALFEAYNGADWVTQSADPPGHLQELMSMNVGRAVNLTTAVNGGLVAILALATMVGIAAVINPVTTGVLIAALGALIAVLSPLATRIRTAAERTRAANHAYALGLAEITGVPTEVRTFGVGDAADERHRVAAADVAHTLGRLTWLEKAIPSGQRNLALITVLAVLALLHGAGVAGPEELGSVVVLLGRSITYVHAIQQTVNKFASAGPFVFALDDEITRYRAHDGGDTRSSRPSTVDLDPVAVRLDGVTYRHPAAEQCAVEGVSLAIDAGTYLALVGPSGSGKTTLAEIILGLRRPSAGRCTIGDDAPTDLAADERARTVAFVPQSPATIRGTVADNVRFLRTGISDADVVRAMTDAGLTDASGGLLVSPDEVVGEDARSFSGGQLQRLAIARALAGRPRLIVLDEPTSALDPDAEAALSDTLGRLAGSVTLIVIAHRPATIEGCDRVVVLDAGAVVADDTPAAVAASNAFWQRGFETAGPRA
- a CDS encoding glycosyltransferase family 2 protein, whose product is MSGRIVLCCGMPRSASTLQYQLARFASERRGTTVAAGWYDGTPLPELASTVPDGETWIYKVHNHRPEYRFEEAAAAHDVLGLSTWRDIRKVIASYRELHGKSMWWVARHQVLEILIRDHRRWSEADGVLMQRYDELTGSTATALAAIAAHLDVELSDADLADATEQFDRRAQHQRTESRRGAAGIDRPDDLLLAGHVAAQERATDRSLDTAWVESIGGSWLRAQGFAPTTSRAKRVLARIRFSPRLLWFALFQLRGGGMAGRLLGIARRVRSAVRRVDERRRLAVPILRRTAARLSARMRTHEEPGHTVVLVSWNSEAIIADTLRLVRHFSPPETRILVVDNGSHDATREIVGLFTGVDLLALRRNIGHGLAMDLGFLRARTEYCIALDVDAFPISPTWIADLQGHLDAGAVVAGAKLRRHVGFYIHPCCLMMRRRRFVSRRHSFESRFVPGVNPKGDAFGRYWDTGERISMREGTARLAPIPLTERGPNDTALVFGDLVYHNGATARAATAEGWAEAGGANAALQTWRGAVERFDPAASNGIDVRTSATADPPDEPPHLRAADVEPASAAGAGTKSG
- a CDS encoding bifunctional 5,10-methylenetetrahydrofolate dehydrogenase/5,10-methenyltetrahydrofolate cyclohydrolase; amino-acid sequence: MTSYDDFERTAGGAVLMDGNKLRDEIVAKIRVEIESLGNPAVCLATVLVGSDKPSQIYVRNKHRKAEQAGMVSRHVELPADATQDDVERAVSDLAEDPGVHGILVQLPLPDGLDAERVLDLVPPEKDVDGLTERSMGRLVRGRVGHVPCTPLGVMRLLERYGVETSGKQAVVIGRSTLVGLPQILLLGRKGCDATPTLAHSRTTDLAAVCRGADIIVAAAGMARLVTADFVKPGAAVLDVGISRTEDGIVGDVDFESVQEIAGAITPMPGGTGPMTIGCLMENTLAAARMQGAVG
- a CDS encoding glycosyltransferase family A protein gives rise to the protein MSSPSLAVVIAAHDAADTLPAQLAALADQQIDIETEIIVVDNGSTDATATVAAATDDPRVRVIAATDGSGAGYARNRGVAATGAGWIAFCDADDVVAPGWLAAVADALGRHEFVTGPLDTAALNEDWLAGSRGAAIATGQPMFEGVFPIASSCNLAIRRQLFDEHGGFDEAFRIGQDSELSLRLWRADVELHFAEAMVVRYRYRPTMRGVFDQARSFGRAQVAIERRLAELGVAAPSSGRAVRRGLWLLRSLTGLRSRAGRARWLYVCGTQVGRFVGRVRRR
- a CDS encoding S-layer homology domain-containing protein; the protein is MSVAPPVEHQVPSMPASVLAALLDAVGPANPMSPRPRWGEAPDALDPRTQVQLQVHGLIDEDGRPRPAFADIARVILEPHSVIDLRFWHESGSWALRGVLAEDAGVAINETGDEVIISGPVTPTRVGELVSGFLAGTALELDPGVELDTHLSTTDALVLAAVIEAQRASPDAAPAWLPVAELQAMVDADAASMRADDLRLITRVIGGVAVPPDAASIDTAIERLVSTEVIERDERGIAASLSLIAIAAFLGAQAPGWRWQRATQHEPASSTWTDQIVLIGAGGLQVRVVAGSPGHVVIQTVRPRDLAEMMAAELALLHRPPGLDTTAMPEAPPRTVAAMPIEPPTASSRVQPPPAATTETAPPPPATTAPAPPPEPARRRGRLIVGLIVLLLLAAAAGAGAMLLLNDDDTADPVPTTTLAPTTVAETTTTAVTTTSTTTTTTTTTTTIPLIVVPSLVGLDVADAEAALLDLGLVVEVIESETGAEAPGTVLATDPPDTSELEAGDTVVLTVAVEPPPDCNDIPDPLPPSDATDIDGLNAEGRDAIAWSQAVGLIGGGDARPDDPMSRAATATVVWRYFCEPPADAPAGFTDVEPDAFYADAADWAAGAGLINGVDATTFDPEGAVTRAQFVTIAWRATGSPLPLGSAPFTDTDPDGFYADALDWAFTTGLVGGVTPTTFEPDRALDRRTTLILMYRLEVLIDPQVD